The following are encoded together in the Vigna unguiculata cultivar IT97K-499-35 chromosome 2, ASM411807v1, whole genome shotgun sequence genome:
- the LOC114170806 gene encoding uncharacterized protein LOC114170806 isoform X1, with product MELLKLSKLKLQLQALVAEVRDLRDRERSATEQHHLLLQKLKHNEEECGRKIQELQGELASVREERQKLERKVNYLENDNVLLENKQKELKGTMNNLLQSRESFVHAYEESTSKMKRSIEAKDRMLNVLSEKISSCLALFDSIAKEVFCIKQVLDKVQNIVNDREEVVTKLKKKMDWVSAFEKTFVENISDLRNKVENNEAELRRKDRIISELVAKLDVAKVGNHNQAQMEDVQKTLYLKDTEIQNLVSDKEVLHYEVGSLRLILQRIQDTVTNMNEEDKRLFSSILQQKEEIAMDMKIVDNMK from the exons ATGGAATTGCTGAAGCTTTCGAAGTTGAAGCTCCAACTTCAAGCCCTCGTCGCCGAAGTTCGAGATCTCAGG GACAGGGAACGCTCCGCCACCGAGCAGCACCACCTTCTTCTCCAG AAGCTGAAGCATAACGAGGAAGAGTGTGGCAGAAAGATACAGGAACTGCAGGGCGAGTTGGCTTCTGTCAGAGAGGAGCGTCAGAAACTGGAGAGAAAG GTGAATTATCTAGAGAACGATAATGTGCTGCTTGAGAACAAGCAGAAAGAGTTGAAGGGAACGATGAATAATTTGCTTCAGTCTAGGGAAAGCTTCGTGCATGCTTACGAG GAATCTACTTCTAAGATGAAACGTTCAATTGAAGCCAAAGATAGGATGCTCAATGTCCTTTCAGAGAAGATAAGTTCTTGTCTGGCATTATTTGATTCAATAGCAAAGGAGGTATTTTGTATCAAGCAAGTTCTGGATAAAGTCCAGAACATTGTCAATGATAGAGAGGAAGTTG tgaccaaattgaaaaagaaaatggactGGGTCTCTGCATTTGAAAAAACATTTGTCG AAAATATCTCTGATCTAAGAAATAAAGTGGAAAACAACGAGGCTGAATTAAGAAGAAAGGACAGAATCATCTCAGAGCTTGTAGCAAAGCTGGACGTGGCAAAAGTTGGCAACCATAACCAAGCTCAAATGGAAGAT GTTCAGAAAACATTATATCTAAAGGATACAGAGATACAAAATTTAGTTTCTGACAAAgag gTTTTACATTATGAAGTTGGAAGCTTAAGACTCATCTTACAGAGGATTCAGGATACTGTTACAAATATGAATGAAGAG GACAAAAGGTTATTTTCATCAATCTTGCAACAAAAAGAGGAAATTGCAATGGATATGAAGATTGTAGATAACAT GAAATGA
- the LOC114170806 gene encoding uncharacterized protein LOC114170806 isoform X2 produces MELLKLSKLKLQLQALVAEVRDLRDRERSATEQHHLLLQKLKHNEEECGRKIQELQGELASVREERQKLERKVNYLENDNVLLENKQKELKGTMNNLLQSRESFVHAYEESTSKMKRSIEAKDRMLNVLSEKISSCLALFDSIAKEVFCIKQVLDKVQNIVNDREEVVTKLKKKMDWVSAFEKTFVENISDLRNKVENNEAELRRKDRIISELVAKLDVAKVGNHNQAQMEDISIPAIIISISNTIKLICTFILNIFLTSSTFRKHYI; encoded by the exons ATGGAATTGCTGAAGCTTTCGAAGTTGAAGCTCCAACTTCAAGCCCTCGTCGCCGAAGTTCGAGATCTCAGG GACAGGGAACGCTCCGCCACCGAGCAGCACCACCTTCTTCTCCAG AAGCTGAAGCATAACGAGGAAGAGTGTGGCAGAAAGATACAGGAACTGCAGGGCGAGTTGGCTTCTGTCAGAGAGGAGCGTCAGAAACTGGAGAGAAAG GTGAATTATCTAGAGAACGATAATGTGCTGCTTGAGAACAAGCAGAAAGAGTTGAAGGGAACGATGAATAATTTGCTTCAGTCTAGGGAAAGCTTCGTGCATGCTTACGAG GAATCTACTTCTAAGATGAAACGTTCAATTGAAGCCAAAGATAGGATGCTCAATGTCCTTTCAGAGAAGATAAGTTCTTGTCTGGCATTATTTGATTCAATAGCAAAGGAGGTATTTTGTATCAAGCAAGTTCTGGATAAAGTCCAGAACATTGTCAATGATAGAGAGGAAGTTG tgaccaaattgaaaaagaaaatggactGGGTCTCTGCATTTGAAAAAACATTTGTCG AAAATATCTCTGATCTAAGAAATAAAGTGGAAAACAACGAGGCTGAATTAAGAAGAAAGGACAGAATCATCTCAGAGCTTGTAGCAAAGCTGGACGTGGCAAAAGTTGGCAACCATAACCAAGCTCAAATGGAAGATATATCCATACCTGCAATAATTATATCTATATCAAATACCATAAAACTTATTTGCACTTTCATTTTGAACATTTTCTTAACCAGCTCCACGTTCAGAAAACATTATATCTAA